ACAGGCGCCCGTGGTGGCGGTGGCTTTTATGGATCATTGTTGCGGTGCTTCTTTTGCCCGTGATGGCGGTGTTATTATTACAGCTGGACGGTGTACAGAATTATCTGCGGCTGCAAGGCGAAAGCTATCTGCAGAAAAAACTCAAGACCAAAGTACAAATTGGTTATCTCAGGGCCAGAGGATGGAAATACCTCGAACTGAGAAATGTATTTGTGGCCGATACCTCCCATCAGGCGCTGCTGTACTCCGGTTCCCTGAAAGTGCGTTATAACCTGCTGGCCTTTATTAACAATGAACTACAGATCGATAAACTGGAATGGGATACCCTGCTGGTAAATGTTTACCGGCATAAAGGAGACAGCGCCTTCAACTTTCAGTTTGCGGTAGATGCTTTTGTTTCTCCCGGTAAGAAACCCGACACAATTGCACCTGCTACCGGCACTACTATCCAGTTCCGTATCAAAGATGTTTCCCTCCGGCATGTTAAGGTCAGTTTCGATGACCAGACCGGTGGCATGCATGCTGTAGCTACCTGGGACACCCTTCATGCCGATCCGGACGAGCTGATTCCCGATGATGGCATTTATGCATTCAGAGGGGTGGAACTGGCCGGCCTGAAAGGCTTTTTCCATCAACAATATATTCCGTCGCCGAACAAAGGCACCGCTCCGCCGACACCAACGCCGGACACCAACGCCGTAGGACTTCACCTGCTCCTTAAACAGCTTCGCATTAAAGAAAGTAATTTCACCTACAGCAGCGATGGCATCGGCATTACCACCGGCTGGAAAATCGGGGACCTCACGCTGCGCAACAGTAACCTGGACCAGGATTCCACCCGCATACAGGTAGGCGATCTTTCCATTCACCGTACCACCGGCATATTGGCCATGGTACCCGGAAAAGATACCACGCCGGCAGCACCGGACACGGCGCCCAATACCTGGCAGGTGTTTGCCACGCAGGTCAATCTCGATAAACTGGCCATGCGGTACGATAACGGCGGTCCGGCCCCCAAAGCTGCCGGCCCTGATCCCAACTACAACCACCTGTTCCTTTCCAATATCAATTCCGCTATCAGCAATATCCGTTATACGCCGGACAGCATACAAGCCAGTTTAAAAAGCCTTGCCGCCCGCGACTGGTCAGGGTTCACTCTCCGGAAAGCGAACATGGACGTGACCTTCACGCCTAAAAGCCTGGAGCTGCGGAACTTTTTTGTGCAAACCGGCAAGAGCGTTTTCCGGAAACATATAGCCATTACCGTTCCTTCCTGGTCTGGTATTGCAGACCACATGGACCAGATGGGTATTGATGCCAACCTGGATTCTGTGCAGGTAGCCCTTGCAGAATGGCTGCCCTTTGTACCGGATGCACGCAAAAACAAATCTTTTGCCCCGCTGTGGAACAAGGAACTAACGTTATCGGCTATATTAAAAGGCAACCTTGGCCTGTTGAATATCAAGCAGCTGTATGTAAATGACCACCAGGGCAACCTGATCAAAACCGCCAATGGCCAGGTAGAACATGCGACCGACGCAGACCGGTTCAACGCCAATCTGCCAGAGCTCTATATCCAGACCGGCAACAAGGCGCTGCGCTCATGGCTGCCTGCCGGCACGCTGCCCGATACACCCAGACTGCCGGAAAATATGCTGATCACCGGCCTGTTTAAAGGCGGTATGAAAAATATACTGGCACAGCTGCAACTGAAAAGCGACTATGCCAACGCCACTGTCAACGCAAAGCTGATCAATATCACCGACAGCGTCCGCAGCGCCTACGACGTGAATGTCCCATACTTCCGGGTACATCCGGGCATCATGCTCTACGACACCACCTACGGATGGATGAGCGGCCATCTCACAGCTACCGGTCAGGGATATACGCTGAAACAAATGGCAGCCCAGGCGGCAGTTACCCTGAACGAAGCCACCTATAACCATTATACGTACCACGATGTAAACGTGAACGCCAACATCCGCAAAGGTGTATTTGAAGCCAACGGCGAAAGTGCCGATACCAGCCTGAATACCCGCTTTGCCATTAACGGCACGCTCAGCGATACCGCGCTGCAAACCCTGAAAGCCAATATTGAAATTGCACGGGCCGACCTGTTCGCCACACACTGGCACAACGAACCAATGACCCTCAAAGGCAATGTAGATGCTGACTTCAGCAGCCTTGAACCACAGCGGCTGGAAGGCACCGCATTGCTCACCGGCTGGCAGGTGCAGATGCAGGACCAGGTCATCCCCCTGGATACTCTGGCACTTACCGCTCACTATACAGACCAGCAATATCTGGTGCTGAAAAGCCCGTTTGGCCCGGTTACAGCACAGGGGCGTATGGATTACACAAAAATCGGCAACGCCTTCAGCCAGATCATCATGAAACCGCTGATGCCCGCCGACTCCGGGCGTATTGTAGTGGTCCCTCCCGGACAATATCTTGAATTTGCCGCCGCCCTGCAGGTGCCTCATAACCTGGAGCCGCTGGTTCCCGGCATTCGCATGGAAATGCCGGTTGACATCGCCGGCCGTCTCAACAGCGACAGCAGCCTGCTGTTCGTAAAAGCCAACCAGCCTAAAGTCAACTATGACTCGATACAGGTAGACAGCCTGCGCTTATATGCCCGTATCGTAGATACCACCCTGCAGGCATATGTGTCTATCGCAGACATGAAACACCCTACGTTCCCACTTTTCCATACGGTATTATCAGCACAGGCCAATACCGGCGTGGTGGACTTTGGACTGTTGATGGACGATCCGAAAAGAAAACCCAAATACCGGCTTGGCGGTATCTTTACTTTCCTGCCGGACAATGTGATGCAGCTGGTACTCAAACCGGACCTGCTGCTGAATAAACAAGCGTGGACCGTAGCGGAAAACAATATTTTCCGCATTAAAAACGGTGCTCCCGATACTGCAAATATCAAACTGTCGCATGGCGACCAGTCCATACAGGTCAATACCCTGGCAGATACTTCCGGCGTGCCGGCCCTTCAGGCAAAAGTCAGCAACTTCCAGCTGGCCACCATCACCGGCATGCTGGCCACAGATACCCTGCTCGCCAACGGCCTGCTGAACGCAGACGCCACAGTGCACAACTGGAAGACACAGCCTCTGGTACATGCCAAACTGAAGGTGGACAGCCTCTCTGTAAAAACCTCTCCGCTTGGTACGCTCAATGCTACCGTAGACAACACGGCACCCGGCGCCTATAAGCTGGACGCCACCCTGAAAGGCGATAATAATGATGTTACTATTGCCGGTACCTATGACAGCACCATTAACGCACACATAGACCTCGCCAACCTGGAAATGTCTTCTCTCGAACCATTTACCATGGGCAGTGTCACACATATGTACGGCAACGCCACCGGTAAATTCGATATCTCCGGCACGCCCAGCCAGCCGGCCGTAAAAGGCAATATGCACTTTAATAATGCCGGCGGCGTGGTCAGTTTCATCGGCAGCAACCTCCACCTGCCTGATGAAGATATCGTGATCGATGACAAAGGCATCCTGATTAATAACCTTGTAGTGGCCGACAGCCTTAACAATGAGATGGTGGTGAACGGCCGTATCAATACCTCAGACTTTATCAAATACGGCTTCAATCTGACCATCAACGCCGATAACTTTATGGCGCTTGGCAAACAACAAAACCAGGACCAGTGGATCTATGGCCCCGCCTTTATAGATAGTAAAGTCACCGTTCGCGGTTCACTCGATCTTCCCCGTGTAGACGCCAACGTGAAGCTCCGGGACAAATCCAGCGTTACGGTTGTATTGCCACAAGATGAACCCGGCATCGCCGACAGGGAAGGCGTAGTGGAATTCATCGACCGCGATCATCCTATCGACAGCGCCTTGCTGGCGAAACGCGACAGCCTCAAATACAGCAACCCGCGGCTCAAAGGCATCTTCTTCTCCGGCAACGTCGAAATCACACCGGAATCAGTATTAAAAATTGTTATCGATAAAGACAACGGCGACTACGTACAGGCCAAAGGCACCGCCAACCTGAACGCTACGCTGGACCCCAGCAGCAAAATGAGCATCACCGGCCGCTATGAAATATCGGAAGGTAAATATGAAATGTCGCTCAATCAACTGATCAAACGCTCTTTTGATATTCAGAAAGGCAGCTTCATCTCCTTCAATGGTGATGCTATGGCCGCCGACCTCGATATCACGGCCAAATATACCGTTAACGCTCCCGCCATCGACCTTCTTCAGGACCAGCTGGGCGGCATGAGCGCTGAACAGCGGAATACCTACAGACAACGTATCCCGTTTGAAGTGTACCTTAAAATCAAAGGCAACCTGAAGAAACCGGACATCAGCTTCCTGCTGGACATGCCCGAAAGGGAAAGAAATACCTTCAACGGTATGCCTTATAACCGCATTAAACAAATCAACCAGGTGCCTTCTGAGCTGAACAAGCAGGTGATGGGCCTCCTGGTACTGAATACCTTTATCCCCGACGATCCCATGTCCACACTGGACGCCGGCGGCAACGCCGTAGGACAGGCTGCCCGTAACAGCGTGAGCAAGATACTTTCCCAACAGCTGAACAATCTGGCGGGAAACCTGATTAAAGGAGTAGACCTCAACTTCGACCTGCAAAGCAAGGAAGATTATTCCTCCGGATCAGCACAGGAAACCACCAATCTCAATATTGGCGCTTCCAAAAAACTGTTTAATGATCGTTTAACCGTTTCCGTTGGCTCCAATATCATGCTCACCGGCAACACACAAAACGCCAGCTCACTCGTTGGGGACATCTCCATCGAATACAAATTAAGCCGTGATGGCAGGTATCGTCTCAGGGTATACCAGCGTAACGATAACCAGACCGTTATCCAGGGCCAATACACGGAAACAGGCGTAGCCTTTATGCTGGTAATGGACTATGATGAATTCAGAGAGATACTGCAGCGGTCCAAAAGAGAATCCAGAGCACAACGACTGCGCGATAAAAAAGCCCAAAAGCAGGCTACGCAAAATGAATCAAACAAAAACAAGTAATGCAGAAGGGAAATAGCTATATCATCTGTTGTATCATATTATGCCTGGGCTTCCTGGCTATCAGCTCCTGCAGCACTACCCGCACCGTACCGGAAGGCGACCGCCTCTATACCGGCAGCACTGTGGCATGGAAAGGTAAACAACCCAAAGATTATGGCTCACTCAGCGAAGGACTGAAAAAAAGAATCCGGCCTAATACCAACCGGAAATTCCTCGGTATGCCCATCAAGCTGTGGCTGTACAATATGGGCCACGAGCCCA
The Chitinophaga varians genome window above contains:
- a CDS encoding translocation/assembly module TamB domain-containing protein; this encodes MTEPAETEIKHRRPWWRWLLWIIVAVLLLPVMAVLLLQLDGVQNYLRLQGESYLQKKLKTKVQIGYLRARGWKYLELRNVFVADTSHQALLYSGSLKVRYNLLAFINNELQIDKLEWDTLLVNVYRHKGDSAFNFQFAVDAFVSPGKKPDTIAPATGTTIQFRIKDVSLRHVKVSFDDQTGGMHAVATWDTLHADPDELIPDDGIYAFRGVELAGLKGFFHQQYIPSPNKGTAPPTPTPDTNAVGLHLLLKQLRIKESNFTYSSDGIGITTGWKIGDLTLRNSNLDQDSTRIQVGDLSIHRTTGILAMVPGKDTTPAAPDTAPNTWQVFATQVNLDKLAMRYDNGGPAPKAAGPDPNYNHLFLSNINSAISNIRYTPDSIQASLKSLAARDWSGFTLRKANMDVTFTPKSLELRNFFVQTGKSVFRKHIAITVPSWSGIADHMDQMGIDANLDSVQVALAEWLPFVPDARKNKSFAPLWNKELTLSAILKGNLGLLNIKQLYVNDHQGNLIKTANGQVEHATDADRFNANLPELYIQTGNKALRSWLPAGTLPDTPRLPENMLITGLFKGGMKNILAQLQLKSDYANATVNAKLINITDSVRSAYDVNVPYFRVHPGIMLYDTTYGWMSGHLTATGQGYTLKQMAAQAAVTLNEATYNHYTYHDVNVNANIRKGVFEANGESADTSLNTRFAINGTLSDTALQTLKANIEIARADLFATHWHNEPMTLKGNVDADFSSLEPQRLEGTALLTGWQVQMQDQVIPLDTLALTAHYTDQQYLVLKSPFGPVTAQGRMDYTKIGNAFSQIIMKPLMPADSGRIVVVPPGQYLEFAAALQVPHNLEPLVPGIRMEMPVDIAGRLNSDSSLLFVKANQPKVNYDSIQVDSLRLYARIVDTTLQAYVSIADMKHPTFPLFHTVLSAQANTGVVDFGLLMDDPKRKPKYRLGGIFTFLPDNVMQLVLKPDLLLNKQAWTVAENNIFRIKNGAPDTANIKLSHGDQSIQVNTLADTSGVPALQAKVSNFQLATITGMLATDTLLANGLLNADATVHNWKTQPLVHAKLKVDSLSVKTSPLGTLNATVDNTAPGAYKLDATLKGDNNDVTIAGTYDSTINAHIDLANLEMSSLEPFTMGSVTHMYGNATGKFDISGTPSQPAVKGNMHFNNAGGVVSFIGSNLHLPDEDIVIDDKGILINNLVVADSLNNEMVVNGRINTSDFIKYGFNLTINADNFMALGKQQNQDQWIYGPAFIDSKVTVRGSLDLPRVDANVKLRDKSSVTVVLPQDEPGIADREGVVEFIDRDHPIDSALLAKRDSLKYSNPRLKGIFFSGNVEITPESVLKIVIDKDNGDYVQAKGTANLNATLDPSSKMSITGRYEISEGKYEMSLNQLIKRSFDIQKGSFISFNGDAMAADLDITAKYTVNAPAIDLLQDQLGGMSAEQRNTYRQRIPFEVYLKIKGNLKKPDISFLLDMPERERNTFNGMPYNRIKQINQVPSELNKQVMGLLVLNTFIPDDPMSTLDAGGNAVGQAARNSVSKILSQQLNNLAGNLIKGVDLNFDLQSKEDYSSGSAQETTNLNIGASKKLFNDRLTVSVGSNIMLTGNTQNASSLVGDISIEYKLSRDGRYRLRVYQRNDNQTVIQGQYTETGVAFMLVMDYDEFREILQRSKRESRAQRLRDKKAQKQATQNESNKNK